Genomic window (Culex pipiens pallens isolate TS chromosome 3, TS_CPP_V2, whole genome shotgun sequence):
CATGATCGGATGTCTTACTTGCTGTACCAGATGTTGTGCGGGATTAAGCACTTGCATTCGGCGGGGATCATTCACAGGGATTTGAAGCCGTCGAACATCGTGGTAAACTCGGAGTGCAAGCTGAAGATCTTGGACTTTGGACTGGCGCGGACAGTTGGGAGTCACTTTACGATGACGTCTTACGTGGTTACGCGGTACTACCGCGCTCCGGAGATCATTCTCGGGATGGGTTACAAGGAGAACGTTGACATCTGGTCGATTGGGTGCATCTTCGGCGAGATGATCCGCGGTGGCGTGCTCTTCCCGGGCAACGATCACATCGACCAGTGGAACAAGATCATCGAACAGCTGGGAACGCCCGACCCCACCTTCATGACCCGACTGCAGCCAACCGTCCGGAACTACATCGAGAACCGCCCTCGGTACAACGGATTTCCCTTCGATCGACTCTTCCCGAACCTGCTCTTCCCGGATTGCTCCGACGGGGAGAACCGCACCAAAGCGGACCAAGCTCGGGATCTCCTGAGTCGGATGCTGGTCATCGACCCTGACCAGCGCATCTCCGTCGAGCAGGCCCTGCAGCACAGCTACATCAACGTGTGGTACGACGACCGGGAAGTCAACGCCCCGGCCCCGGGACCTTACGATCACACCATTGACGAGCGGGAACTCAGCGTCGAGCAGTGGCGCCAGCTGATTTACGAAGAAGTGAGGGAGTTTGAGGTTCGAAACCGGGCGATGTTTGGCGAAGGTAGTTCAAGGTCACCGCTGGTTGGGTGTCAGCTGCAGACGACGACTTCTTGAGGAGTCTGAAATAAACGtgtaattaccaaaaaaaaaagagtcgtTATTAAGTCATAATCACAAAGTCCTTGTGCCAGTGTGAGTTGAGACGACGACACAACTCATCAACCGGCGTTGCAGCGCAGCAGGTCTCCATTACACAAAAGctttcaacaagttttttttcccgGGGAGCTTTTCTTTGCGTTCGCCTCTTTTGTATCGCGGGGAAAATGAAGAAACACACACATTCACTCACATGAGTCTTTTATGCCTTTTTATGCAAACGTCGCCGCTCGTTAGCTCAGGTGGGGGAGGTTAGGTGACGGAATGTGTGTGTTTTAAAGAGGAGAACATCTGTTTTGTTACTTAAGACCGCGAGAAAGAAGAGCATGGAAGGGTGGGAAAGCTTTTATTcctttttctgttttgttttccGCGCGCACCTTAGAAAGGGTTGTTTTGTTTGGAAGAGAGAGACAGAGAGTTTTATTTCGcattattttgaaagaaaaatgcGGTGTTGAATAACAAGGGTGAAAATGACTTGTATTTTGGAACCtaattctatcgttatcgtcttTTAGATTATTCATTCGGCGATAATCTTTCTAATatcaacttaattcaaccatatcaggTTATAACTTCAATGCTTCCACaaagaatataattttgaaaatgtacactgaaaccccgatggtaagacaccaattgttgtcaagcgaacggggtcactttttagttggaCACCTCTTTTACACGTAGTTCACACACACTGCCGAACGTTGGTTTTGGCAGTGTGCGTGAGCACCGTGTAGCcagtgacagtttgtcacttttaagtttgactttgtcaaaccaacggggtacaaactaaaaagtgtcaaacgaaaaaccACCAACCACCTGGGTTTGAGTGTAGTAAGTTTCGaagtaaaaatactcaaaattgttcacaaaataccgttttttttaagtactcaaattttcataatttgcaatatgggtattgaacgaagtgaaattttgtatgcttttccgCATTCTTAGATTattaaacactaaaattttcacaaaataacttattttttcaaaatggtaaaattttcaaaatatgtagacaaattttctatttattaaattttgtattgttaTAAACTgaagttttaacaatatttcgcattttttcaaaaatactcaaatttcacttttttgcagattttttatgaaaatatcaaaaaaaaaatcacaaaataccgaactttttcaaaaaatcttaaattttcaacaacataaaaaactaaaaaaaaaagtgaaaacgctcactttgcaaatttagaaaatttgaatattttggaaaaatacggtattttgtaaaaacttcAGTATTtttccatattgcaaattttgaaatttgagaatttttgagaaataagatattttgtaaaaatttcagtttttctttttcaaaaaaaactttaaaaaggtgaaaaagcataccaaatttcattttgtttgatactcattgcaaatttaaaaaaattagtatttttgaaaaaatacggtattttgtgaaaaaaaattttttcaacaaaaaaactctaataaagtgaaaacgcctaccaaattttgcttcgtttcatacccatattgcaaattttgaacatttggttattttcgaacaaaatacggcattttgtgtaaattttcgttttttttttttcaaaaaaaaatagggtgAAAAggcataccaaattttgcttccTTTGATATCTTCGATATCAaatccattttgcaaattttttaaattggagtattttcgaaaaaaacggtattttgtggaaattttaatattttccaaaaaatactgtaataatTTAGAAATGCCCAACAAACTTCGCTtcctttgatacccatattgcaaatttagaaaatttaggtattttctaagaaattcggtattatgtgattttttttgtattttccaaaaaaatacttcaataagaagaaaaagcataacaaaatttcgcttcgtttgatatctatactgcaaattttgaaaattttagtatattcgaaaaaatacggcatatagtaaaaattttagtttacaacaaaaaaactttaatacagTGAAAACGcatataaaattttgcttcgtttga
Coding sequences:
- the LOC120431693 gene encoding stress-activated protein kinase JNK-like, whose translation is MTTQFERYQFGDTEFEVPARYIHLEAKGFGAQGMVCAAYDTLFGRPVAIKKLSRPFQSAVHAKRAYRELRLMKLVDHVNIIGLLDAFTPQRMFGLFQDVYLVMELMEANLCQVIQMELDHDRMSYLLYQMLCGIKHLHSAGIIHRDLKPSNIVVNSECKLKILDFGLARTVGSHFTMTSYVVTRYYRAPEIILGMGYKENVDIWSIGCIFGEMIRGGVLFPGNDHIDQWNKIIEQLGTPDPTFMTRLQPTVRNYIENRPRYNGFPFDRLFPNLLFPDCSDGENRTKADQARDLLSRMLVIDPDQRISVEQALQHSYINVWYDDREVNAPAPGPYDHTIDERELSVEQWRQLIYEEVREFEVRNRAMFGEGSSRSPLVGCQLQTTTS